Sequence from the Sphingobacteriaceae bacterium GW460-11-11-14-LB5 genome:
TTATCGTTAATCGCTACATTTGGCGATAACAAGATTAAACTGTTAATCTCCGGATAGGTTGCCGCTAATTTTAAGGCTACCGTTCCGCCGGTAGAAGTACCCACCAGGATTACTTTTTTGCCCAGTTTTTTGCCAATGGCATAAGCCTGTTTACTGGTTTCCCAAAGGCGATCGGCGGTAAAATATTGCATAGGCGCAAGCGTATCAATGCCGTGGTCGGCCAGCCGGGCCAGGTATAAATTCGCATTTAATTCTTTAGCTAAATTTAAATGGACCGGATTGCCTTCTGTTTTTGATGCGGAGAAACCATGAAGGTAAACAATGGCATATTCGGTTTGCTGATGAAGACTATCGGCCCAGATGATTTCGGCTTCATTGCCTGGTTTGATTTTGTGCATCGATTCGATACTGGCCACATAACGGTCTAAATCTTCCAGATCGGGAACCTGGCTAAGTTCTTTGTTATAAACCGGTTTTTTGGGTTTTGGTCCCATTAAATAGCCTGCAACAATTAATGCCGAAAGGCCAATAAGTACTTTGTAGCGTTTTTTCATATGCGGCACCGAATGTTGGTTTAAATGTAAAATTTGAAATTAAATAAAGCTAATATTTTTGAGGAATTAATTATCGTGCGGAAAGGTTTTGTCCGCAATACCCTTCGTAATTAAACCTGATAGCGCCAAATAGCCCACAGCCCGAAGCATGAGGGCGAGGACTATGGACAATAGCAGGACGAAAGATGATCAGGATTACGGCTATTGCTTTTCAAATGCTGAATAATACGACTACACATTACCTTTTTATGGGAAATTAGCTTAAGTTTGCAATCAAAATTTTTCGACTTAATGCCGGGAATCGAACAGATAAAAACACCTATTGCTGCTGATATTAAAGCGTTTGAAAAAACCTTTAAAGAATCTATGCATAGCGACGCACCGTTGCTGGATAGGATTACCCATTATATTGTAAAGCAAAAGGGCAAACAAATGCGACCAATGTTCGTGTTTTTTGCGGCTAAACTATGCGGTGGAATTACAGAATCAACCCATCGCGGAGCTGCTTTGGTAGAGCTTTTACATACGGCTACTTTAGTGCATGATGATGTGGTAGATAATGCTTACGAACGCCGTGGTTTTTTCTCTATTAATGCTTTATGGAAAAACAAGATTGCCGTTTTGGTTGGCGATTACCTGCTGGCTAAGGGATTGTTGCTTTCGGTAAACAATAACGAGCACCGTTTGTTACAAATTGTATCGGAAGCGGTGAAACAGATGAGTGAAGGCGAATTGCTGCAGGTAGAAAAGGTGCGGAGGATGGATATTTCGGAAGATTTATATTTTGATGTGATCCGGCAGAAAACGGCTTCTTTAATTGCTTCCTGTTGTGCTGCGGGTGCTGCTTCGGCAGGTGCGGATGATGAAACAATAGAAAAAATGCGTCTGTTTGGAGAAAAAGTAGGAATTGCCTTTCAGATTAAAGACGATACCTTCGATTTCGGAACGGATGATGTAGGTAAACCTTTGGGAATTGATATTAAAGAGAAGAAAGTAACGCTGCCTTTAATTTATGCACTGAATAAAGCCGAAAAAACGGAACGTAAAAAAATAATCAACCTGGTGAAAAACCACCAGGACGATCCGGTTAAAATTCAGCAGATCATCGATTTCGTAAATGCCCACGAAGGTGTGTATTATGCCAACCAGAAAATGCTGGAATACCAGAAAGAAGCATTTGATATTTTGCATAGTTTTGAGGCAGGCGAAGCACGAACTGGTTTAGAACAACTTGTACTGTACACCACTGAACGTAAAAAATAATGGGTAACGAATTACTTTTTAGCTTAGGTTTTCTTCTTTTTATTGCGCTTATCCTGGCTTTAGACCTTGGTCTTTTTAGCAGGAAAGAGCATGTAGTGAGCTTAAAACAAGCCGGCATTATGAGTTTAATCATGGTGGCTTTGGCCATCGGTTTTTACTTTATCTTATTAACAGAAGGGCATCAGCTCCATGGAATAAAAGATTTTGCACACCTCAGGGAAATTGTAATTAACCATCAGCATCATATTAAGCTAATTCCTGATGATTTTGAAGGCAGTTTAGCGATTTATAGACAAAACCTCGGCTTAGAATTTTTGACGGGTTATGTAATTGAGTATGCACTTTCAGTAGATAATATCTTCGTAATTGTACTCGTTTTTTCTGCCTTTGCCGTTGAAGAAAAATATTATCACCGCGTATTGTTCTGGGGCATTTTGGGTGCCATTATCATGCGTTTCATCTTCATTTTTGTCGGCGCAGCACTGATTGCAAAATTTGCCTGGATACTATATTTGTTTGGTGCTTTCCTTGTTTTTACGGGCGTAAAAATGTTCTTCAGTAAAGATGAAGATGACAAGATTGATCCCGAAAATCATCCCGTGGTTAAATGGGCTTCGAAAATATTTTCTATCCACCCTAAGTACGAGGGGAAAAAGTTCTTTGTAAAAATCAACCATAAAACACTGGTTACGCCATTGTTTTTGGTGCTGCTGATTGTTGAATTTACCGATCTGTTATTCGCGGTTGATTCTATTCCCGCTATTTTTGCGGTAACAAAAGATCCTTACATCGTATTCTTTTCTAACATTTTTGCCATCATGGGTTTACGTTCTATGTTCTTCCTGTTGGTTAATATCATCCATAAATTCCACTATTTAAAAACCGGATTAGCGGTATTATTGGCATTTATCGGGGTGAAAATGTTGGGGCATACCTATCTGGAGAAATGGGGTTTCACTACTGAACATTCCTTAATCGTGATTCTGAGTATCCTGGTGATTAGTATTGTGGCTTCGCTGGCCTTCCCAAAGAAAAAAGTGCATGTAAAGCCTTAAGGCTATCATCAAAGGTATTTACTGCTAAAATATTTTGACCACCTAAGTCACCTTAGTGCATTCAAGCTTTTTATGGTGCAAATCATTAGGTGAGGTAACTGTACTTTGCTGTGTGGCCTGGCAGATTTTCGTAGGAAAAAGCACAAAAATCTTTGCAGTTTCACTAATACTTCCACAGGCCAAGGCAGTGTTTAAGCGAGTGTGATGGCAACGAGGTTAGGAAAGAGCCTATAGACTGTCGCAATTGAGATTTTTGTAGTTTTTAACAAGAAAGGATGCAAGCCTTGATCTTTTGTTTCTTTTCTATCAAGGGAAAAGAAAGAGCCCGTCGGCGGCGGTGAGCCGAGGCATGGTTGTGGATGGGGAAAAGACTGTTAATTCTTTTTCTTGGGATAAAAATATACTTTTCTGATATTACCCAAAAGCAAAATATACGTTACAGCTAGCAATCTCATGCTAAAATTTGTACTTTCAGCAGATAAACTATTATTCTTAATGAAATACCTTTTCTCTGCAGCGCTTCTTTGTACCGCTTTATTTGCAAATGCCCAGGATAAATTCGGTGATGTTTTTGCCAAAATTAATACTGATGTTCAGCAAAACTCAAAAGCTTATCAAACACTTAAATATGAAACCGAAACCATCGGTCATCGT
This genomic interval carries:
- a CDS encoding alpha/beta hydrolase; this translates as MKKRYKVLIGLSALIVAGYLMGPKPKKPVYNKELSQVPDLEDLDRYVASIESMHKIKPGNEAEIIWADSLHQQTEYAIVYLHGFSASKTEGNPVHLNLAKELNANLYLARLADHGIDTLAPMQYFTADRLWETSKQAYAIGKKLGKKVILVGTSTGGTVALKLAATYPEINSLILLSPNVAINDKNAWLLNNPWGLQIARKVVGGDERKVDDRTDEYKKYWYTNYRLESLVELEEFIESSMVKATFQKVKQPVLMLYYYKNELEQDPVVRVDAMLKMFDELGTPNNLKRKQAIPNAGNHVMGSYITSKDLPGVEKAIEGFVGSTLKVPVH
- a CDS encoding polyprenyl synthetase, whose translation is MPGIEQIKTPIAADIKAFEKTFKESMHSDAPLLDRITHYIVKQKGKQMRPMFVFFAAKLCGGITESTHRGAALVELLHTATLVHDDVVDNAYERRGFFSINALWKNKIAVLVGDYLLAKGLLLSVNNNEHRLLQIVSEAVKQMSEGELLQVEKVRRMDISEDLYFDVIRQKTASLIASCCAAGAASAGADDETIEKMRLFGEKVGIAFQIKDDTFDFGTDDVGKPLGIDIKEKKVTLPLIYALNKAEKTERKKIINLVKNHQDDPVKIQQIIDFVNAHEGVYYANQKMLEYQKEAFDILHSFEAGEARTGLEQLVLYTTERKK